The nucleotide window GTCATCTTGTGATCATTATGGGATGGATGGTGGTCAGTAGAGCTCTTCCCACAACAACTCCACTCTTCATCAACTGTACAAGGATGTAAAAACACAAAGAGAGAATTTGACAGCTGATCGATTCCGCTATCAATATCAACAATATCACTAAAGAAGATTGATATTTTGCagacagaatacagaatatatacaaaaatacaattCTTTTTATCTATTAAAGCATGTTAAAGATAGCTCGGTAgagctgtgattacgtatactatcacagctcTGTGTTGTTTCATAAggttaccttgaacacctctgtacttcccttgctggcttcacAATACTACTGCAGGGCACCAAAAAAATTGTCTGTCCATAGTCACCCTCgactcagctatcaattccaggcaGGTGTTCCCATATGTCATCAACAGTAAACCAGCACAAGCAGGAAACTAttgtggaaactggataaattcctACTCTACCTTCCATGTTTGAGTGCGTACTCCTcacagcccatacaagggagataactactgacacttCTACCATATTGTGTAGATTAAACTTTTCTACAATTTTGTTgatttgagaaatgtttttagtCATCAGTGTTGATTATGGTTCCCTCTAGGTCActactggtgagactgatcctaaacCATTAGCAAGAATGCATGTCAAAAGGTCTAACTTGCCCTAATAGTGGCAGTGgtaattgtatacatgattcccctcactgtgaggagtatgcagttgtatactgaagccagcatAGGACGTgtagaggtgttcaaggtaagcttatgaaACAAGACAGAGCAGTGATAGTACAGGTAATCACAGCCCTATAGAGTTAGATAAACACCAAGAGTCATTTCGCAAACAATAGGATTCAATTTTCAGTTCAAGTCAGTATTTCACTGTCGTTATATTGCCAGAACTGTAGAATGTTCCATGTGCTGTTGTCTGGCATTTAAACGATAATGTTTTGCCTCATAAGAGGACGTCAGTGTTGCTGTTGTTGGATGGTGGCATGGGAGCATTTAACCGCGCATGCGTCACAGCTTGCGACAGAATGTCGGTCTATATTTCTTGTTTACTGAATGTCTACCCACTGAGGTATATATGTACCTCCATTGTCTACCATGGTTATGTCTCACAATGGGAGTTTTACCAATAAAGCCAGGATGAAACTTGCAGGCTCCTTCCTTCATCTCTGTGGCAGCAAATGTCCCCAGGCAGTTAAGGCACCTGCTACCTTCAGCCAACGCTCGATGTCCTTTTATCTTTGTCCCCGAGTTGTGCCTTTAGAggagtaacaacaacaacaaagacattCTCAGCAACACCTTTTTGTCAACTCGACATGTGCATGGTTTTCTCATTACACAACTGTTAAAGAGATCCAAAGGAAATAAGCCCACACTAACGGCTTGTAGAGCCTAATGAGTGGATGATGCTCATGTGGCGGTTTGCGCGCTGCAGTGTTCATTAAAAACCACTtgacttccaccaatatgttaTGCATATCTGCACATCACATGGTGGAAAATTCATCAGTAACCTGTCAAGGACCGGGGGTTTTCGCTGCCAGTAGTGTAGATTCCTTCACCGTTAACACATGCAAAATTCTTGggcatggtgttaaacactaattaaattGACCTCGCCATCTAGACTTGGTCTACTATCAGAAGAAATGTGGATGTTCAGCACTGAGACCCAGACTACCTCATGGTTGAAAACGAAAGTTACAAATCTGATACTTGGACTTGACGAACTAAATCTTAGTACATGCAGTAACATATGTAAATGCATCATTTATGGTATATTACAAAGGATGATCTAATGAAGAAATTATTTTATCCACTGCCaagcatgactgaaaaatcCATTTTTAGGTCTCCCGGGTTTgcgaaaatttatattttgtatactgATACTTACATTTTATGCTGCTGAGTTCTTTTCCTATGATATTCAGCCTTGTTCAGATTCTTGATATCCTGGAAACCTGCAGAAAACACAGCCGAATACAGTCCAGTTCTGAATACAAAATCtacagtgaaataaattcaaTATTGATCACCCTTAGcatatttaaattaatatattgaTAGTCAGGACTTGGATCTCTGCAGACAGGGAGTTTCATAACAGTCCTGAACAGTTaatgtacagggtgtcccagaaatcgtgcaccatccaggttgaggttgaatgcttgagcgatgtgttgccccatctcttccaaacataaaaaccaattcaactcttcttgtactgttagtttattagccataattaactctgcaagagagaaaaaaaaaattaaaatcagaattaaatctgaaacacagaaaaaacatgaaaatcaggatggtgcagaACTTCTGGGACACCCAGTACATTCACAGGGCCGGCGGAATGTTAAGGAATTTGAGTGAGGGGCGTGGCAGCTTCTGTATATCGTTTTCCCTAAGCTGAGGATTGTCATTACGAAATAAAATCACGAAGTGTCACTTTGTAGGGTTTTAATGTGGAACGACTCTCTATGAACTTTCAAGATTTAAAACAGAACTGTAAGGTATAAACAACCTATGGGAGAATTCAAgctaaaatttacaaaaatgtgaaaaggtaaGAGTTGCTGAGGCTGAAATGTGGAATGACTTTCTAGAATATGTTTACATTCTCTATAACTTTATAAAGTTTCAAACAGAATGTTACATGAAGGCTACAAGCATTTTATAGGAACATTATGCATACAGAAACTCAACAATTCTTACATACTAGTACATTTTCATAGTTGCAAATATGTTCATTTTCTGTATTTCCACCTTAGGGATGATAAATATTTTGGTCAGCcatgaattacctcccttcgcCTGAGACTGCTCATGGTTCTTCCTTTTTTCACGAGCCAGTAAAGAGGACAAGCGCTTTTTATTCCTTAAATCATCGTAGTCTCTCACCTGAAATAATTCAGTTCTTCTGAATTTGGGAATCTGGGTAAAAAGTGTTCTTTAATAAAATAAGCTTAATAAAGTGTGGGCATAGTGCACTAAAGTTAAAACTAAACTTAAGTTTCTGTTTAGGTACTTGAAATGAATCGCAAACTTACTATACTAATACATATTAAATCTAAAAAAGGGGGGCATGTTACagtttttttataaaatgtcaGAATAACTTTGCAAAAAACATGTACTGAAATTCATTCAGTCCGTCCATGTCATAAGACATTGGAACATGCCTCCACACAGAATGTTAACATAATAAATTAAAtggttttgtcattttgaaataGGACAAAAATTACGATGAAAACCGTTTAAACGTACTCGTTGCTCATGTATTTTTCGTTTTTCTGTGACTTTCCTTGCTCTTTCCCTCAGTAAGGTTCTGGCCATATCTAAATTTGCCACAGAACCACTTTCAATTCGAATCATTATGTGCTGAGCATCAGAAATCATTTCACGACCCTGTAGCTTTATGCTACACTCTGTTTTCTTCCTGATTTCCTGAAAACCCTGTCCACATTTTCCAATTAAAAAACCAATGTAGTCCCATGGAAGGTTTAGCGCCAGGACAGTTGTCAGCTTGTCATTTTTCGAATTTGTACGACATGTGGGATATGTCTGATCAAACTCTGAGTTGACTATCTTTGCCAGCATGACAACCAGTCTTTTCAATCCATCTTGATTCACAATTTCAAGGGACTTAAAACTATCCAGTAAGACTTTCGCAGAATGactagaaaaaatattttctttgtccAGTCGGCCTTGTCCAGGATCCAACAATTTTTGGACTTGAGTGTATGACTTGGAGAATTCATGGTCAATGAAGTCacaatctgtaaaaaaaaaaaaaaaaaataatgataataataaataaataaaagtcagaATTAAGGATATATAATACGGTAAATTCCATATGGCACTATATTAAATCTCTTACATTTTTTGGTAATGTTTAAATACAGCTTTCTAAGTCAGAAAAGACGACTGGGAGTAAGgtgaattaaaattaaataaaaatttattttttcaccatAACAATGGTTATAGCCATTTTattcttatatttaacatatccTGACTTTAGGTGTTTAGAAATccctttcatatacatgtacattacaaacctcataaatttatttgtggACTCAAATTGTTTAAGGGCCTTGCCATCCAACCCATCTGACAAGTTCTCCAGTAAGGCGTAAGCTTAGCCATGaagtcgtgtgttcgaatcccgCTTATGCCGTTTTGGCTAAGTCTTTGTCATTTAGGCGATTGCCTTACTGGCTTTGGATGTTTCCTCTTGTCGATCTCTTTCCAATTTCTTTTCCCTTGTCACCATCAAATAATTAGTTATTCTCGATTGTGGCGCATAATCCACTTATTCGTATGCTTAATTTAGACCTATacgatggtgggaggaacttGAAAGCCGGAAAGAGCCCGGTAGACACCCATGAtacggagaggaagtcagcatgatctGACCGCGACCGaattcgtgagaggctcctaaatTAATGTGCTGCGCTGGCAAAGCTTTACCACACGGACGCCTTTACCCCTAGTACTAatattgaaaatacaaaaatatgaataaatgctAACCTTGCGCTGACTGGTCTTTGTTTTGACAGGTACACAGAATCCCGCCGATCCTGGCTGACTGAGAGTGTGTCAATTTCCCGGCTCTCCTCAGCTGATTGAGGACAAACTCAAGTCGACATCTAAAGCGACTTCCATGCTTCAAACAGTTCTCCATGATTTCTGTCACAGCGATCGGTCCCTCCTTTTAACAACAACACCTGTATGCCTGAAAGATGGAAGCCTAGCTGTAAGCGTACAAGTGTATGTCCATGGTTTTACCACAGTACAGAGCTCTAAACTCGCTTAGAAGGCTTTTTTAGGCGTGTATATCACATCATGGTGACATAGTACCTGATATATTTATCAATTTCCGCATGGTGACGACTTGAAGATTGCACCACATTGCAAAGCCATAAACAAACAATACCATGTGCTGCTTGTTCTCAGGGAGCAGTCATTGTTCTGATGACATCCTGACCCCGACTAGGTCACTTGCCGCTCAgcaccccacccacccccacccccacccctccggTACAATGAGGTATTAACATAGCTATCTACTCTTATTTATGTGGTAGTTAAGACGATTGTGTTATGTTGATATACTTGGTTGTAGTACAAGTGTTGCCTCCATCATGGAATTAAACACAAGGCGTATAGCCACACGTGAATATCCggctacgtacatgtatacaagtcaCAGCTCAGTCAGCAAAAAATCCCAGCATAGGGGCCTATAGGCTGCATATATTTGGACCAGGAAGCAGACCTACATAGGCTTTAgtacacatgtatcagtgtaatAGTTTTCAGGGGCTCATGTTTTTTAACCGATGTGTTTATTACGCATATATATTTTCGTATAGTCGAATATTATATTTTAAGGCAGGTGTCCAGGTATTGCGACCAGCTGCAGGCATGCATTCTACAGAATCTATGTATACCAACATGTGACGAAGATGACTTTGCCATTGTCTGAGACTAAGCAatcatatgtttgtttatttattggtttgcAATGTGTTCGTAGTCTTAATATGCAACAATATTGGTGAAGGAATCGGTCATAGCAAAATAATGAGTGataattttaaacattaatgaGATTTATGTATAATTATTACACTTATGACTTTGGCCTGGTTTATGTGACGAGAGGAATTATCATAGGTTACCTATTTACGACAATAGTGAGTAGAAATACATGCTGGACAGCGAATTTGGATAGattatattttcttatttatttatttatttatttatttatttatttatttattcatttatttatttattgggttcatacattcagttatttatttcctGGGGAGTATTTATTCGTGAAGGAAAGTGTAGgcttttacacttttttttttggtgttagaaataaaaatgcattttttcgtTATCCTTTATCAAATGGATAATTTTTTCCAATAATATTAATTAACCATGAGGTTTGAGCGTCATGCTTGCGTGAACTGCATGCATGGATTCAATTCCTATCTGGCCAGGTAACCACAAATTGAAAATGGAGACCTTGTTGGTGTATCTGTTTCAGGGTAGGCTACTGTGACTTGCTTGGGTactcatgatttatttatttatttgattggtgttttacgtcgtactcaggaatatttcacttatactacggcggccagcattatggtaggtggaaaccgggcagagtccgggggaaacccacgaccatccgcaggttgctgcagactttcccacgcacGGCTGAGAGGAGGGTGCTCATGACACTGatgcgtttatttatttcattcggaTTTAACTCATGCGcaaaatatttgattgataAATGCGACCAATTTGAGGAGAAAAGAAGATAAGAAAATGTCATCTTCATTTAAGCAAGCGAGCAGTGTCCGACATCATCTATCTTGATTCACTGagctttccttcataaatatgcatggttCACGACCCAATCAGTTTCCACGTTACAAAGGTCGACATACTCCTCACTTATTGACATTGATATTCAATACAACAACATGAGATGAGGCTGTATTGAGTGTATGCTGtgtatggagtgagtgagtgagtgagtgagtgcttggggtttaacgtcgtactcaacaatttttcagtcatatgacgacctgTGTATGGAATAAAGCTGTTTCACACAAGACGCAGGAGTCTTGGTGCAAAAGATCGGGTCATTTGGAGGTAAAATAGGCTTGATTGAAATTAGTGGCAAAAGACAACATAGGTTACATCATCGCTATCACAGGTATTGTCTGATAGCACAttgactttccgctgcctgtTCGTTTCAGTAGGAGCACATCGATCACCGTTCATAACACTgcttattgctgttgtataatgtGTCAATGAATAAGTCCGAACGTGTATGCATTTGCTTCGAAATATGGAAATACGGACTTATAAGGGACAAGATTCGCTGAAAATGCAATGGCAGAATTAAGTACGCTTTGCCATAAACCATAGGTTTAGTAGATTTCTGAAGACTTCTATAGCGCGTATCAGCCTTGCTGACAAGAAGATGCGAGTAGAATGCgccatggaaatattttttgttaaacGATCTGAGTGGAAATGGTTTGAGCGTGATGATCGGTAGGCTACAGGGTGCTTATTGCTTGCGGCACGGGAAGTGGCGCTTTAGGTGAACAAGCCAGCTTTCCAGCGAGGCGCAACCACAAAAACCACACAACTGATTCAGTTCTGTTAAGCGGTTAATCTTATCGAATcgaaacttggtacatggcgTCAGATGTACATGATGACAAGTTACAGGTCAAGTTCGATTTTCGAGGTCTCCGTGGCAGAGTGATTAGGTTGCTAGCGCGACACAATCATATGTTTGGGCGAAGTCGTTGAGAGGTTAAGCCACCCAATaaagtcgctgtgagttcaagccaacCAATatcgtcgctgtgagttcaagccccgCACTTGCAAGTTCCACTGCGGTCGTTCGAGGGAAggctgcagcaacctgcaaatctgcccggcttcctcccaccataatgctgcatgaccaccgtataagtgagtcattcttgagtacggtgtaaaacaccaatccaataaaaaaataaatacgttCCAAATAAATACGATTTCCAGGCACTTAATTTGTGTcttgtttttgcttttctttcaaAACGATTGGCTATTCTGAATTGGATCTTGCATGGTTTGTGACTTGTCCTCATGAAGCTGTGTAGGTAACAAGTTGGAGTTTCGCTGTGTTCCATGTGGAACAAATTATGgccatttttgttctgtttttatgAATATAGTTTTTATATCCTGACGGCTTCGACCACTAGGGTACATGCATTCCTCGTGCAATAATTCCAGAATGCTTGTTAACATGGCTCCAAGAAGAATCTATATCCGACTCTTGTTTGAACGAAATTTATAAACTATTAGCCGGTCTCTGTTTTGTGGCGACCTTAAAAAGGCCGGTATATTTCACCCATCGCTACAGAATCTACATGAGCAGGTTAAGAATCCTGCAAATGGCTTTCAGGCCAAATGTCTTTTGGTCAAATTGTGAAAATTTGAACTTCTAAACTGCTCGTACtatctgtttttgttatttgaaattatAAAACTGTTATTAGATGATAATGAGAGATATTTTCAGTTCCCTCTGTTATTAAACAAAAGTTGTAACAAatctttattgttttattacGTATTACGTTAGGATTTATTACGTATTACGTGACGATTTTCTGTGGATGTGTAGTCATATAACACGTATGTAGTACACAAGGACTGCAAAGGTACGATGTCTTGTACTGCAGCTTGATATATCTATGTAGCCCGTGAAATCTCCAGTGGTATCACAGGGTATAATTGATTTGTTTTGCCTTGTACTGGTGCAGTTAATTCCTAGGAATGGACGCGCCGACACAATCCAATGCGTGCTTGTAAGTATGAAGCTCAGTTGCTGTATAGACAATGGTGTAATAGCTGCAGGGTACAGGAGATTTCCCTGGATGTTTCACTGACTATAAGGTCAAAAATTAGTAACAAGTGATTGTCAGCTTCATCCAAACAATGGAAGAAAAGTTCAAACTTTGCAATCGTCTTATGGAAGCATTTATACCATATAAGAGGTATGCCGATTGGTGTTGATAAATACTGGTTGTCCGTCGTATTAGATTCTCCCGGATTCTGTCCaatttcctctcatcataaaaTGGCCGCCCTTGTATAGTTATTTATGTGAGTGGTGTTTtgctcaatatttcacttaaatacgacggcggccagcattatgctggggggaaaccggccagagccgggggaaacccacaacaatctgcaAGTTGCTATcaggccggagtggaagccagcatgagctggacctgaactcacagctactgcaTGAGCCGCAGTCGTGTAAGTAAACtcttcttgagtgtggcgtaaaacacaaatcaaataaataaataactgaataaagcTCCAAACTCCTTAGAAAGGTCATATATTATACAGGAGACATTTTAAAGGTTTTAGGGAATATTAATAGTACCTCAAATGTAGTTATGTAAAGGACGTCATGAATTGTTGCATGGCCTTCGAAAATTGTGAGACACGGTTTGACGTTCTTTGTAGAAGACGGTCTAtctctaagtgaaatatttccagtGTTCCGTGTATTAGATTGTTGTTCACGATTGTTTCATTTGTTCGATAgcggtgagttttatgggtggaggaagttGGAGAATCTGGAATACACAACCAGCCTTTGCCAAGGTACTGACGAACTGACATGTGTGTAACGTACAGACAGGTACACGATCTTGATGGTCAAGTATTGGTGGTTtgttgaagacaagtggtcttcaacgaacataaATCTGC belongs to Liolophura sinensis isolate JHLJ2023 chromosome 9, CUHK_Ljap_v2, whole genome shotgun sequence and includes:
- the LOC135475328 gene encoding uncharacterized protein LOC135475328; the protein is MENCLKHGSRFRCRLEFVLNQLRRAGKLTHSQSARIGGILCTCQNKDQSAQDCDFIDHEFSKSYTQVQKLLDPGQGRLDKENIFSSHSAKVLLDSFKSLEIVNQDGLKRLVVMLAKIVNSEFDQTYPTCRTNSKNDKLTTVLALNLPWDYIGFLIGKCGQGFQEIRKKTECSIKLQGREMISDAQHIMIRIESGSVANLDMARTLLRERARKVTEKRKIHEQRVRDYDDLRNKKRLSSLLAREKRKNHEQSQAKGGNSWLTKIFIIPKVEIQKMNIFATMKMY